In the genome of Acidobacteriota bacterium, the window GCGGTGACGCCCACGCTCCCCTGAGGGATTTTGAAGAAGGTCATCGCCATCTATCCTGGGACGTTCGACCCGCTGACCAACGGGCATCTCGACCTCATCCAGCGTGGCAGCAAGGTCTTCGACGAGCTCATCGTCGGTATCCTCCGTAACCCCGAGAAGGATCCGCTCTTCACCCTCGGCGAGCGCAAAGAAGTCCTGCTGCGCATGACCAAGGGCTTCGCCAACGTCCGCATCGATACCTTCGACGGACTCCTGGTGGACTACGCTCGCTCGAAAGGCGCGCGTGCCGTCTTGCGCGGCATCCGCGCCATCAGCGACTACGAGTACGAGCTGCAGATGGCGCTGATGAACCGCAAACTCGATCCGCAGATCGAGACCGTATTCATGATGCCTGCCGAGGCCTACTCCTACCTCAGCTCGCGCCTCGTCAAAGAGATCTACCGGCTCGGCGGGTCCATCCGCGGACTGGTGCCGGAACTGGTGGAGCAACGCCTGCAGCAAAAGATCAAGCCCGTGAGGGGACGGAAATGACGCCAGCACAAGCCGAGTCCAAGACCGAAGGAAAGTCGACAGCCAAGCAGCAACTCACCGCGCGCATCAACCGCATCGAGACCTCGGCCACCATGGCCGTGGTCGCCGAGGCCGAGAAGCTGCGCTCGACCGGCGTGGACCTCGTCGACTTCGGCGCGGGCGAGCCGCATTTCCATACTCCGGCGCACATCAAGCAGGCGGCCATCGCCGCTATCCAGAATAATTTCACGCG includes:
- the coaD gene encoding pantetheine-phosphate adenylyltransferase, translated to MKKVIAIYPGTFDPLTNGHLDLIQRGSKVFDELIVGILRNPEKDPLFTLGERKEVLLRMTKGFANVRIDTFDGLLVDYARSKGARAVLRGIRAISDYEYELQMALMNRKLDPQIETVFMMPAEAYSYLSSRLVKEIYRLGGSIRGLVPELVEQRLQQKIKPVRGRK